One window from the genome of Candidatus Zixiibacteriota bacterium encodes:
- a CDS encoding NAD-dependent deacylase, whose protein sequence is MLKKIARVIRQSRRCVVLTGAGISAESGVPTFRGKEGLWGKFRPEELATMGAFLANPKIVWEWYNWRRQLIAKVEPNAGHYALAEMSRWFRSFTLVTQNVDNLHRLAGSTEVLELHGNIYRNKCAKCGRLFEETEEIEPSRIPACRYCGGAIRPDVVWFGEMLPEDVIDLAFRRSEEADLFLSVGTSALVHPAATLPVVAKRHGAVLVEINPEPTPLSELADYAIQQPAGQALPALMNLLREAKPVA, encoded by the coding sequence GTGCTGAAGAAAATCGCCCGAGTGATCAGGCAATCTCGTCGCTGCGTTGTTCTTACTGGGGCAGGCATATCGGCCGAATCGGGGGTGCCAACCTTCCGAGGCAAGGAAGGGCTATGGGGCAAGTTCCGTCCAGAAGAACTGGCCACCATGGGGGCGTTTTTGGCCAATCCCAAGATCGTCTGGGAATGGTACAACTGGCGACGCCAATTGATCGCTAAGGTGGAGCCGAACGCAGGTCATTATGCTCTCGCGGAGATGTCGCGATGGTTCCGGAGTTTCACATTGGTGACTCAAAACGTCGACAACCTTCATCGGCTGGCCGGCTCGACCGAAGTGCTGGAGTTGCACGGCAATATCTATCGAAACAAGTGTGCCAAGTGCGGCCGCCTGTTCGAGGAAACTGAAGAGATCGAACCTTCCCGTATCCCGGCTTGTCGGTACTGTGGCGGCGCGATTCGGCCGGACGTCGTCTGGTTCGGGGAGATGCTTCCGGAAGACGTGATCGACCTGGCTTTTCGCCGATCGGAAGAGGCGGATCTGTTCTTGTCGGTTGGTACCTCGGCCCTGGTGCATCCCGCTGCCACACTTCCCGTGGTGGCTAAGCGGCATGGCGCCGTACTTGTCGAGATCAACCCTGAGCCGACACCGCTCAGCGAGCTGGCCGATTATGCGATTCAGCAGCCGGCGGGCCAGGCATTGCCGGCCCTGATGAATCTGCTCCGGGAAGCGAAGCCGGTGGCGTGA
- a CDS encoding tetratricopeptide repeat protein: MFRKQSLLSILIPIFAAWVIGGCVYYNTFYNAHSAFNNAEKQRKKSGQVNQADYKKAIDKSLKVVEYHANSKWYDDALYVLGVSYYWTKQYTRAERRFRELLANYPNSKFIKESNLYLAKSKLELEEMGEAMTLFDELFRSDYSREIKAEAAMALGVYHYEDKDYETAQGYFQAVRDSLGNQEQKKIAQKYIADGQYIQFRFQDAVGAYLQLLGMDPTKAEKYHALHRAALCSYRLQRIKTGLDYLNQLIKDPLYFDSLGVLQLDVAEGYEADGDLALAEGTYSTVATTATNNQWASKAYYRLGLLYQYDYDDLESAKRFYDKAVGANAATEEGREALQRSSDISKLDTFLVRITPDSNVSQEQIDSRARTQYLLAELYWFQLNKPDSAISELEQLLSTYPHAYIAPKAMIALSQMYRDYAEDTIRADSLVRAVIQHYPRSDYIPVALEFLGLQGSAADTGYAEWYLRRAEDFLIDHDNYDSARANYQMVVDSFPESKYHLQARFSLVWIKENYRAPGDSSLLVAYREIADSFAATSWGAEASKRLPREKAGQKRQDLVRQQDTLLDTLQPGPDTGFAAAPPDTGSGYIDPLQAVYRGPNGEPLIIIDVKPRETLVEFEYPPSAYNLSQNEFYLYFQIKLDFSGKVVDYVLKVPSGSDELDNRAGETISSMIFNLDDVQRQVSQKTVDEDISKRDPTGSWYVYKYLVKKPDYAR; the protein is encoded by the coding sequence TTGTTTCGCAAACAATCACTACTGTCAATCCTGATTCCGATATTCGCCGCTTGGGTGATCGGCGGTTGTGTCTATTACAACACATTCTACAACGCGCACAGCGCGTTCAACAACGCCGAGAAGCAACGCAAGAAATCCGGGCAGGTGAACCAGGCGGACTACAAGAAGGCAATCGATAAGTCACTGAAAGTGGTCGAGTACCACGCCAATTCCAAATGGTATGATGATGCTCTCTACGTGTTGGGGGTTTCATATTACTGGACTAAGCAGTACACCCGGGCGGAACGGCGCTTTCGTGAACTCCTGGCCAATTACCCAAACTCCAAGTTCATCAAGGAATCAAACCTGTACCTGGCCAAGTCGAAACTTGAACTGGAGGAGATGGGGGAGGCGATGACGCTCTTCGATGAGTTGTTCCGGTCCGATTACAGCCGGGAGATCAAGGCCGAGGCGGCGATGGCTTTGGGAGTGTACCATTACGAGGACAAGGACTACGAGACGGCCCAGGGGTATTTTCAGGCGGTCCGCGACTCACTGGGGAATCAGGAGCAAAAGAAAATTGCACAGAAGTACATTGCCGACGGCCAGTATATTCAGTTTCGGTTTCAGGATGCGGTCGGTGCGTATTTGCAGCTGCTTGGCATGGATCCGACCAAAGCCGAGAAATACCATGCCTTACACCGTGCGGCGCTTTGTTCCTATCGCCTGCAGCGGATCAAGACCGGACTTGATTATCTCAACCAACTGATCAAAGATCCGCTCTATTTCGATTCGCTGGGGGTGCTTCAGCTGGATGTCGCGGAGGGATACGAGGCCGATGGTGATCTGGCATTAGCTGAAGGGACCTATTCCACCGTTGCCACCACGGCGACGAACAATCAGTGGGCATCGAAAGCCTACTATCGCCTGGGGCTGTTGTATCAGTACGATTACGATGACCTGGAGTCGGCCAAGCGATTCTATGACAAAGCGGTCGGGGCCAATGCTGCAACCGAAGAAGGGCGCGAGGCGCTGCAGCGCTCCTCGGATATCAGCAAACTTGACACCTTCCTGGTCAGGATCACACCCGATTCCAATGTCTCTCAGGAACAGATCGATTCGCGTGCCCGTACGCAGTATCTCCTTGCGGAGCTCTACTGGTTTCAGCTCAACAAACCGGATTCGGCGATCTCTGAGTTGGAGCAGCTTCTGTCCACGTACCCGCACGCCTACATTGCCCCCAAGGCCATGATCGCGCTGTCACAAATGTATCGCGACTATGCCGAGGACACGATCCGGGCCGACTCACTTGTCCGCGCGGTTATCCAGCATTACCCGCGGTCCGATTACATTCCTGTGGCGTTGGAATTTCTCGGCTTGCAGGGAAGCGCCGCCGACACCGGGTACGCCGAATGGTATCTTCGCCGGGCTGAGGATTTCCTGATCGATCATGACAACTATGATTCCGCCCGGGCCAACTACCAGATGGTGGTAGACAGCTTCCCGGAGTCCAAATATCATTTGCAGGCACGGTTCAGTCTTGTCTGGATCAAGGAGAACTATCGAGCGCCTGGCGATTCATCGCTGCTTGTGGCGTATCGCGAGATAGCGGACTCGTTTGCAGCGACCTCGTGGGGGGCGGAGGCCTCGAAGCGGTTGCCTCGGGAGAAAGCGGGTCAGAAGCGTCAGGACTTGGTGCGTCAGCAAGATACCTTACTCGACACGCTTCAGCCCGGCCCCGACACCGGTTTTGCCGCGGCGCCACCGGATACCGGCAGCGGGTACATCGACCCGCTCCAGGCTGTCTATCGCGGTCCAAACGGCGAGCCACTGATCATCATTGACGTGAAGCCGAGAGAGACGCTGGTCGAATTCGAGTATCCGCCATCCGCGTACAATCTGTCGCAGAATGAGTTCTATCTCTATTTCCAGATCAAGCTTGATTTTTCGGGCAAGGTTGTTGATTATGTGCTCAAGGTACCGTCCGGCAGCGATGAGTTGGACAATCGGGCCGGTGAAACGATCAGTTCGATGATCTTCAACCTGGACGATGTCCAACGCCAGGTGTCCCAGAAGACAGTTGACGAGGACATCTCCAAGCGAGACCCGACTGGAAGCTGGTATGTGTACAAGTACCTGGTCAAAAAGCCGGATTATGCACGATGA
- a CDS encoding dihydroorotate dehydrogenase electron transfer subunit, translating to MIRPTCERTLVRKVRDLKNNYYSMTFGPYSRAGECRPGSFLHVRMPGSEIYFRRAMSVAGIDTRKGEIEIIFKIFGRGTTILSKYTRGDTVDILGPLGVPFSAPKKNERVLIVAGGVGFPPLLYLAADLIRKGLDARRIEFFYGGRSSTDLVERARIKKLGVNFHPFTDDGSYGGDGMVTAPVERFVHEHQGEKLRIYACGPEPMLKAADQIGLRSDIPGQLSLEAPMPCGIGVCLGCVVPLTVGGYARVCCDGPVFNIGEVKL from the coding sequence ATGATTCGACCAACCTGTGAGCGCACGCTCGTACGAAAAGTCCGCGATCTCAAGAACAACTATTATTCGATGACTTTCGGTCCGTATTCGAGGGCCGGAGAGTGCCGCCCCGGCAGTTTCCTGCACGTGCGGATGCCGGGATCGGAGATCTACTTCCGTCGCGCCATGTCGGTGGCTGGCATCGACACTCGCAAAGGCGAAATTGAAATCATTTTCAAGATTTTCGGCCGCGGGACGACGATTCTGTCCAAGTACACTCGCGGCGACACAGTCGATATCCTGGGTCCTCTGGGAGTGCCGTTCAGCGCGCCGAAGAAGAACGAACGTGTTCTGATCGTGGCGGGAGGAGTGGGGTTTCCGCCGCTCTTGTATCTTGCAGCCGATCTCATCCGCAAGGGACTCGATGCCCGGCGGATAGAGTTCTTTTACGGAGGGAGGTCCTCGACCGACCTGGTGGAGCGAGCACGCATCAAGAAGCTCGGCGTCAACTTCCATCCATTTACGGATGATGGTTCGTATGGTGGAGATGGAATGGTGACGGCGCCGGTTGAGCGATTTGTTCACGAGCACCAGGGCGAGAAGCTTCGAATATACGCTTGCGGACCCGAGCCTATGCTGAAGGCTGCCGACCAGATCGGTTTGCGGTCCGACATACCGGGCCAACTTTCCCTTGAGGCTCCAATGCCGTGCGGGATAGGCGTCTGTTTGGGATGTGTCGTCCCGCTGACGGTCGGCGGCTACGCCAGGGTTTGCTGCGACGGCCCGGTGTTCAATATCGGAGAGGTGAAACTGTGA
- a CDS encoding dihydroorotate dehydrogenase translates to MTPDLRVTIAGVEFTNPIMTASGCCGYGEELAACYPLSKLGALVTKSITLKPRLGHPPPRTAETASGMLNAIGLANVGIDAFVRDKIPFLEKQNTKIIVNVAGSTLQEYVEVSARLADCPRVDMIELNISCPNVDKGGIEFGADPVMTERSVAEVKKVFPRPVIAKLGPNVTDIVAIAKAAEQGGADAFAIMNSAFGTSIDVETWRPRLTNNRGGLTGPAIKPIALVMVDLVHSNCRLPIIGIGGISNADDVVEFMLVGAMAVQIGTALFVEPDAPLKIITGLKEYMKRKHLPTVADLVGKVRKY, encoded by the coding sequence GTGACGCCGGACCTTCGTGTTACCATTGCGGGTGTCGAATTCACCAATCCGATCATGACGGCGTCGGGCTGCTGCGGATACGGGGAAGAGCTGGCTGCGTGTTATCCGTTGTCGAAGCTGGGGGCACTCGTCACCAAATCCATCACGCTCAAACCGCGCCTGGGACATCCGCCGCCGCGCACGGCCGAGACCGCCTCCGGCATGCTGAACGCTATCGGATTGGCCAATGTGGGGATCGATGCGTTCGTGCGGGACAAGATCCCGTTCCTGGAAAAGCAGAACACGAAGATCATCGTCAACGTCGCCGGCTCGACACTCCAGGAATATGTCGAAGTTTCGGCCCGCCTGGCCGACTGCCCGCGTGTGGACATGATCGAGCTTAATATCAGTTGTCCGAATGTCGACAAGGGAGGGATTGAGTTTGGCGCTGATCCGGTCATGACAGAGAGATCGGTGGCCGAGGTTAAGAAAGTGTTCCCGCGACCGGTGATTGCGAAGCTTGGCCCCAATGTGACGGACATCGTCGCCATTGCGAAAGCCGCGGAACAAGGGGGAGCCGATGCGTTCGCGATCATGAACTCGGCGTTTGGCACCTCGATCGATGTAGAGACTTGGCGTCCACGGTTGACCAACAACCGGGGAGGCCTCACCGGTCCGGCGATCAAGCCGATCGCGCTGGTGATGGTTGACCTGGTGCACAGCAATTGCCGGCTGCCCATTATCGGGATCGGAGGCATTTCGAATGCCGACGATGTGGTCGAGTTCATGCTGGTCGGCGCTATGGCCGTACAGATCGGGACGGCTCTGTTCGTGGAGCCGGACGCCCCGCTTAAGATCATTACCGGTCTCAAGGAATATATGAAACGTAAACATCTGCCGACCGTCGCGGACCTGGTGGGCAAGGTGAGGAAATACTGA
- the pyrF gene encoding orotidine-5'-phosphate decarboxylase, which produces MSIVKDLQKIQQKNRSMICLGLDLDPKKMPQEYANTMKGMFDFAHRIIDATSDQVCAYKPNLAFYEALGPEGLSLLKLIRERIPDDIPVIMDGKRGDIGNTAGYYAEAMYGKFRADWVTLSPYMGYDSIRPFLEHKDKGVFILCLTSNTGSKDFQLIEIDGKPLYKIVAEKVHYWNKEQNCGLVVGATHPDQLKEIRVVAADMPLLIPGVGAQGGSLEEAATLGTEQFRKPAVINVSRSVLYASTDKDFAMRARQELEKLNAQVSALRSHSVKGDTPSVETSASAGPPPATPPLPPAG; this is translated from the coding sequence ATGTCTATAGTCAAGGATCTCCAGAAAATACAACAGAAGAACCGCAGCATGATCTGTCTGGGACTGGACCTGGATCCCAAGAAAATGCCCCAGGAGTACGCGAACACCATGAAAGGGATGTTCGACTTTGCGCATCGAATAATCGATGCGACGTCGGATCAGGTCTGCGCCTACAAGCCCAATCTGGCGTTTTATGAGGCGCTTGGCCCGGAGGGATTGTCGCTTCTGAAACTGATTCGTGAGCGGATCCCCGATGATATCCCGGTCATCATGGATGGCAAGCGCGGTGATATCGGCAATACCGCCGGTTATTATGCCGAGGCGATGTATGGGAAATTTCGAGCCGATTGGGTGACACTGAGCCCGTACATGGGATATGACTCAATCAGACCGTTTCTGGAACATAAGGACAAAGGGGTATTCATCCTTTGCCTTACGTCCAACACCGGGTCAAAAGACTTTCAGCTCATCGAAATCGACGGCAAACCGCTGTACAAGATCGTGGCCGAGAAGGTTCACTACTGGAACAAAGAGCAGAATTGCGGTCTGGTGGTGGGGGCAACACATCCGGATCAACTCAAAGAGATACGTGTCGTTGCGGCTGACATGCCGCTGTTGATCCCCGGAGTGGGGGCACAGGGAGGGTCGCTTGAGGAAGCTGCCACGCTCGGCACGGAGCAGTTCCGTAAACCCGCGGTCATCAATGTCTCGCGCTCGGTGTTGTACGCCTCGACCGACAAGGATTTCGCCATGCGGGCGCGCCAGGAGCTTGAGAAGCTCAATGCTCAGGTGAGTGCTTTGCGCAGCCATTCCGTCAAAGGGGACACGCCATCAGTGGAAACATCTGCGAGCGCCGGGCCGCCGCCGGCAACTCCGCCGCTGCCACCGGCCGGATAA
- a CDS encoding MFS transporter: MSDTSAGTGRLLAGLRRTFRSLRHRNFRLFFIGQTISLIGTWMQQVAMSWLVYRLTDSAFLLGAVSFLGFFPSLVIAPFAGVLADRWNRYRLMYAIQVTAMLQALTLAALVLTGTVAVWHVMMLSSLLGLANAFDIPVRQAFMSDMLNDKDDLSNAIALNSSMVNSSRLIGPSLAGILIAAFGEGICFLANGLSYIAVLAALLAMRLPVTMTPKRERETVWDGLREGARYVYGFPPIRSILLLLSLVSLVGLPYTVLMPIFAKDILGGGPHTLGFLMSAPGIGALTGAIFLAARKNVRGLGRIIPLSAAIFGSGLILFSLSRMFWLSLVILFFTGFGMIVQMAASNTMLQTISDDDKRGRVMSFYTVAFRGILPFGSLMAGTMASSMGAPYTVGIGGAFCIIGAALFARQLPALRKYIRPVYLKKGIISELPTNGS, translated from the coding sequence ATGAGTGATACCTCCGCAGGTACCGGCAGATTACTGGCTGGCCTGCGCCGCACCTTCCGCTCGCTCAGGCACCGCAATTTCCGCCTCTTCTTTATTGGGCAAACGATCTCGCTGATCGGCACCTGGATGCAGCAGGTGGCGATGAGCTGGCTGGTGTATCGACTCACTGATTCGGCTTTTCTGCTTGGCGCGGTCAGCTTCCTGGGCTTCTTCCCTTCTCTTGTCATCGCGCCGTTTGCAGGGGTGCTGGCGGACCGATGGAACCGCTACCGCCTGATGTACGCCATTCAGGTTACCGCCATGCTCCAGGCGCTGACACTGGCGGCGCTGGTCCTGACCGGTACTGTGGCTGTATGGCACGTGATGATGCTCAGCTCTTTGCTCGGTCTGGCTAACGCGTTCGACATCCCCGTCAGACAAGCATTCATGTCCGACATGCTGAACGATAAGGATGACCTGAGCAACGCTATTGCACTCAATTCGTCGATGGTGAACAGCTCCCGGTTAATCGGACCGTCGCTGGCCGGGATCCTAATTGCCGCCTTTGGCGAGGGGATCTGTTTTCTGGCCAACGGGCTTAGTTATATCGCAGTGCTTGCGGCGCTGCTTGCCATGCGTCTGCCGGTAACCATGACGCCAAAACGCGAGCGGGAAACCGTCTGGGACGGACTACGTGAGGGGGCGCGATATGTCTACGGCTTTCCGCCGATCCGGTCCATTCTGCTGTTGCTGTCGCTGGTGAGTCTCGTCGGTCTCCCCTATACCGTGCTCATGCCGATCTTTGCCAAAGATATTCTTGGTGGTGGTCCGCACACACTGGGCTTCCTGATGTCTGCGCCTGGGATCGGCGCCCTGACAGGCGCCATTTTCCTGGCGGCGCGCAAGAACGTCCGCGGACTGGGACGCATCATACCGCTCAGCGCCGCCATCTTCGGAAGTGGACTGATCCTCTTCTCGCTCTCACGGATGTTCTGGCTCTCACTCGTCATCTTGTTCTTCACCGGCTTTGGCATGATCGTGCAGATGGCCGCCAGCAATACGATGCTCCAGACGATATCCGACGATGACAAGCGAGGGCGAGTAATGAGCTTCTACACCGTTGCGTTTCGGGGCATCCTGCCATTTGGCAGTCTGATGGCCGGCACGATGGCCAGTTCGATGGGGGCTCCCTATACGGTCGGGATCGGTGGCGCGTTCTGCATCATCGGCGCGGCGCTGTTCGCACGGCAATTGCCTGCCCTGCGGAAATACATTCGTCCGGTTTATCTGAAAAAGGGGATAATCTCAGAATTGCCGACCAACGGTTCGTAG
- a CDS encoding ABC transporter permease: MRFEQTFNIALDSLLRHKTRALLTMLGIIIGVGAVIAMVAIGKGASSAVESQIASLGTNVLMIFPSSMMPGGVSTGAGAGVNLDLADLQALRDEAPAIAMVSPSCRTNRQVVAGNLNWFTSIQGGNADFLKIRDWKVASGDAFTEQDDRGGTKVCLLGQTVIDNLFPGQSPVGQTIRIGKLPFLVIGTLTPKGQTAMGQDQDDLIIAPFSTVQRKVMGIEHVSMAVVSAVSKAQIDDAQKQIKQILRQRHRLQDWQEDDFTIRSQSDIASMATSTSKTMTTLLGAIASVSLLVGGIGIMNIMLVSATERTREIGVRKSLGARRRDILQQFLVEAILLSIVGGVIGIGLGVGVTSLIAKFAGWPTKVSPETVAMAFAFSAAVGMFFGFYPARKASSLDPIEALRYE; the protein is encoded by the coding sequence ATGCGATTCGAGCAGACTTTCAATATCGCGCTCGACTCACTTCTCCGGCACAAGACCAGGGCGCTGCTGACGATGCTCGGCATCATCATCGGCGTCGGGGCTGTTATCGCAATGGTGGCAATTGGCAAGGGGGCCTCGAGCGCCGTGGAATCACAGATCGCCAGTCTGGGCACAAACGTCCTGATGATATTTCCATCTTCCATGATGCCCGGTGGCGTGAGCACTGGGGCCGGCGCGGGAGTCAATCTTGATCTCGCGGACCTGCAGGCGCTTCGAGATGAGGCACCGGCAATTGCCATGGTGAGTCCATCCTGTCGCACGAATCGTCAGGTAGTTGCTGGCAATCTCAACTGGTTCACTTCAATTCAAGGCGGGAACGCAGATTTTCTCAAGATTCGCGACTGGAAGGTAGCCTCGGGAGACGCTTTCACGGAGCAGGATGACCGTGGCGGCACAAAAGTATGTTTGCTTGGCCAGACGGTCATCGATAATCTCTTTCCGGGACAGAGTCCGGTGGGCCAGACGATCCGGATCGGCAAGCTTCCGTTCTTGGTCATCGGGACATTGACGCCAAAGGGACAGACCGCGATGGGCCAGGATCAGGATGATCTGATTATCGCTCCGTTTTCCACCGTTCAACGCAAGGTCATGGGGATCGAGCACGTCAGCATGGCGGTGGTATCGGCGGTGAGCAAAGCTCAGATCGACGACGCACAGAAGCAGATCAAGCAGATTCTCCGTCAGCGCCATCGGCTGCAGGACTGGCAGGAAGATGACTTCACCATCCGTTCGCAGTCCGATATCGCCAGCATGGCAACATCTACTTCGAAAACCATGACCACACTTCTCGGCGCCATCGCCTCCGTTTCTTTGCTGGTTGGGGGCATTGGGATCATGAACATCATGTTGGTCTCTGCGACCGAGCGTACACGCGAGATCGGGGTACGCAAATCACTCGGTGCACGACGCAGAGATATTCTCCAGCAATTCCTTGTAGAGGCAATTCTCCTGAGTATTGTGGGCGGTGTTATCGGCATAGGGCTTGGTGTAGGAGTCACCAGTTTGATCGCCAAGTTCGCCGGCTGGCCTACAAAAGTATCGCCTGAAACAGTCGCCATGGCGTTCGCTTTCTCAGCAGCGGTGGGAATGTTTTTCGGCTTCTATCCGGCCCGCAAGGCCTCGTCTTTGGACCCCATCGAAGCACTCCGCTATGAGTGA
- a CDS encoding efflux RND transporter periplasmic adaptor subunit → MRSRKLLLIAGAVVVAGVGGWYLFGRSTQARTSYSFGKVDRGEVAITISATGTLNAVTTVQVGTQVSGTIAKLYADFNSQVKEGDLLAQLDPTNLQATVNEQKANVERAQASFNEAERNIKRMNSLFDKGMISQADIDAATTSLESAKAGMKQAEATLDRAQVNLRYATIKAPISGVVISRDVDVGQTVAASLSAPTIFTIANDLRQMQVEASVDEADIGSVKDGQRVTFRVDAYPDQVFDGTVSQVRLAPIISQNVVTYNVIIDVANPELKLMPGMTATVTIEVAKAENALRLPVQALKFSPSSDVLAMIAEARKVALDRPPQQPGAVASTSDVQDSTSMRSQPHRGGRGGWGQAGDSTQAGTRVWTMENGLPRPVRIAKGIQNSRYVVIEQSRLQEGDSVIVGASTTSGQATTTQTQNPFMPRFPGGGRR, encoded by the coding sequence ATGAGATCACGAAAACTACTTTTGATAGCTGGGGCAGTGGTGGTAGCCGGAGTTGGCGGCTGGTACTTGTTCGGCCGAAGCACCCAGGCCAGGACCAGTTACAGTTTCGGCAAAGTTGACCGTGGCGAAGTGGCGATCACCATCAGCGCGACGGGAACGCTCAACGCGGTTACCACCGTGCAAGTTGGCACCCAGGTTTCCGGAACAATCGCCAAATTGTATGCGGATTTTAACTCGCAGGTGAAGGAAGGGGACCTTCTGGCGCAATTGGACCCGACTAACCTTCAGGCAACAGTCAACGAGCAGAAGGCCAATGTCGAGCGAGCACAGGCATCATTCAACGAGGCAGAACGGAATATCAAGCGGATGAACTCGCTGTTTGATAAGGGGATGATCTCCCAGGCGGACATCGATGCCGCGACAACATCGCTCGAATCGGCCAAGGCAGGTATGAAACAGGCGGAAGCTACGCTCGATCGCGCACAGGTGAATCTCCGCTATGCGACGATTAAAGCGCCGATCAGTGGAGTCGTGATCTCCAGAGACGTCGATGTCGGACAGACTGTCGCAGCGAGTCTCTCGGCCCCCACTATCTTCACCATAGCTAACGACTTACGGCAAATGCAGGTCGAGGCGAGCGTTGACGAGGCAGACATCGGCAGTGTCAAAGACGGGCAACGTGTTACTTTCCGTGTGGACGCCTATCCCGATCAGGTTTTCGATGGGACAGTCAGCCAAGTTCGTCTCGCTCCGATCATAAGCCAGAACGTTGTTACATACAACGTCATCATTGACGTGGCCAATCCGGAGCTCAAACTGATGCCGGGCATGACAGCGACGGTCACCATCGAAGTTGCCAAAGCGGAGAATGCCCTGCGGCTGCCGGTGCAGGCACTCAAGTTCAGTCCGTCGTCCGACGTACTCGCCATGATCGCGGAAGCTCGTAAGGTAGCGCTGGATCGCCCGCCGCAACAGCCCGGCGCCGTTGCCAGCACCAGCGATGTTCAAGACAGCACCTCTATGCGCTCGCAACCGCACCGGGGTGGCCGGGGTGGCTGGGGACAAGCCGGCGATTCCACGCAAGCCGGAACGAGAGTCTGGACAATGGAAAATGGCTTGCCCAGACCGGTTCGCATTGCCAAGGGAATACAAAACAGTAGGTATGTCGTTATCGAGCAATCCCGACTCCAGGAAGGGGATTCCGTGATCGTGGGTGCATCGACAACCTCAGGGCAGGCCACGACCACTCAAACGCAGAACCCGTTCATGCCTCGATTCCCCGGCGGAGGGAGACGATAG
- a CDS encoding GNAT family protein has protein sequence MMAEKKATPPTAPSLVGEKIYLRAATADDIANTHHWFLLSEPQTQTCRPVVVYSAAEASENFKKDERTPFRQQFMVIRTADNVPVGRVSYFDLNPLNRSAELGLLVDPEERRKGFGREAIRILSRYLFRYRGLNKVYAQTSQPNIAACKLLEAAGFRRDGTLRHHYFINNEFHDGYLYSLLLFEFDG, from the coding sequence ATGATGGCTGAGAAAAAGGCGACGCCCCCAACGGCGCCATCGCTGGTCGGAGAGAAGATCTACCTTCGGGCAGCCACGGCTGATGATATTGCCAACACGCACCATTGGTTCCTTCTGAGCGAACCGCAAACGCAGACGTGCCGTCCGGTCGTCGTCTATTCGGCAGCTGAAGCATCTGAAAATTTCAAGAAGGATGAGCGCACGCCGTTTCGCCAGCAGTTCATGGTGATTCGCACGGCGGACAACGTGCCGGTTGGGAGGGTTTCGTATTTCGACCTGAACCCGCTGAACCGCTCGGCGGAGCTGGGGCTGCTGGTCGACCCGGAGGAACGGCGCAAGGGGTTTGGCCGTGAGGCGATCCGTATCCTCAGTCGCTATCTGTTTCGATATCGCGGTTTGAACAAGGTGTATGCTCAGACTTCACAGCCGAATATCGCTGCCTGCAAGCTTCTGGAGGCCGCGGGCTTCAGACGAGACGGAACCCTTCGGCATCACTACTTCATCAACAACGAGTTCCACGACGGCTACCTGTATTCGCTGCTTTTGTTCGAGTTCGATGGATGA
- a CDS encoding inorganic diphosphatase, with translation MAHLAHPWHDIHPGDNIVESFLGIIEIPKGSKNKYELDKKSGLLMADRVLYSSVHYPANYGFIPRTFCDDGDPLDILVLCQEELHPLCLVECKAIGMMSMRDEKGQDDKIIAVHANDPAWNTYEDISAIPRHTVKELRRFFEDYKTLEHKEVIVDTLRGRIDANNAIRDAMKMYRDHEDEIKRKYA, from the coding sequence ATGGCACATCTGGCTCATCCCTGGCACGATATTCACCCCGGCGATAACATAGTGGAGTCATTTCTTGGTATCATAGAGATCCCCAAAGGCAGCAAGAACAAGTACGAACTGGACAAGAAAAGCGGCTTGCTGATGGCCGATCGCGTCCTCTATAGTTCAGTCCATTATCCGGCCAATTACGGTTTCATCCCGCGGACATTCTGCGACGACGGCGATCCTCTCGATATCCTGGTGCTTTGCCAGGAAGAACTGCACCCGCTCTGCCTGGTCGAGTGCAAAGCGATCGGTATGATGTCGATGCGCGACGAAAAAGGGCAGGACGACAAGATCATTGCTGTCCACGCCAATGACCCCGCCTGGAACACATACGAAGATATCTCGGCTATTCCACGGCACACGGTCAAGGAGCTTCGGCGGTTCTTTGAGGACTACAAGACGCTCGAGCACAAGGAAGTGATTGTCGACACCCTACGGGGGCGGATCGATGCCAACAACGCGATCCGGGACGCCATGAAGATGTATCGGGATCACGAGGATGAGATCAAAAGGAAGTATGCATGA